The region AGCTCCGTCtatgaaagaagaagaatatcCGACGAAggtaaaaatttagttaaaaaataaagtcaTCAACCCAAAGAGGAAGTCAAACGGAGATTATGAATTAGCTCTATAATTTTTAGGTTTTGGTTAgtttttgtaagttaattttttaaaaagtgacAAAAAAATTGTTCGGTTCATTTTATGAGTTTTACTTCTCGGATAGTTGACGTCAAACTTTTCCTTGACTAGGAGAGTagtatttttagtaaatatagATAAGTTGTACTTATCTAGATAAAAACagctataaaatataataatatttttaagtttaattgtttaattatttattaagaattttattatttttatcatttagtgattaaaaataaaaatcaacttttgaaaagttaaaaatCATACCAAATAGAATTATCACTAATACTCCTATAAAGTTTCTATGTAATTaactttttagaaaatatagTTCCCGGAAAGTGAATAATTATGAACCAAGCGAGGTCTAAATTGGATGATTAGTTTATTCATATGTACTTCTTTTtctcaaatatatttttcagttttgaaGAATTATCCTGAGAGATTTACATTTGCaggaataaataaattatttaattttatgtatgGCTTTGTGCATTGTTGCTATGTTAAAATTTTGGGTTTTAACCGAATATTTAGATacataattatcaatttttttgtatCAATTCGTTCGATGATCACATTTGTTAAGAACCGATTCACTTAACCAATGATAAaaaccattttttatttatttaaatccaAACCATTACATTTGAACgattttaatgaaattaaagCAAATTTTGACATGGTTTAGATTAATGGTTTGATTCTATTTTTGCTCATATTTAACAGCTTGATTTGCTGCTCTATTCTTTCTTTGGCGCATCACTTTTCCCCGCATCCCATGCAACTTTCACCGACTCCGCCACTTTATTTCCGATACTCTCCACTGCTTCCTCCGCCTTAGCCCTTCTTTCAGTCGCCTTATCAGAAGCTGCACTTGCATCATCAGTCGCCTTTTCCGTCACATCTTTTGCAGTACTTGCAACATTATCTATAATGTTTTTGATGTTGTCTGATGGTGATTCACCCTTCGCGCCCTCTTTCGTATCGTCTGAGGCGGATTTGGCGACAGTCTTCCTCATTGAGACGCGGTTATTGCCGATAAACTGAGGGGCGGAAGGGGAGAATTTAACCGCCTTTTTGGCAAATGACGGGGAGGAGATAGACATCATAGATGAAGCCATTGTTATAGTAGTGAAGTGATTTGTGTTTGTTGTAGTTAGGTCTCTCCATAGTGTTACTATATATTAGAGAGGAGACTTGTTAGTGAATTCTGATTGGTAGAGGTTAGATTTTGTTCATCTGACTTGGCCTTCACTGCACCACAACTTGCCTTGGCTGCCGACATGCATTTGACTGCAACCAAGAACACTGCCACGTCTGCTGCCGACGTGCTGTGAGTTACTGGACAAGATGATCAGGACCATATATAATAATGCATGGTGAGGAATTATCATCGAAGATAGGCTTCAGTGATTGAAACATCTGATTTGATGAAGTTGAAAAAAGATATTTACATGGAGAAATGGAAATATCTGGCTACATCCTTTTGGCCCTATTCTTAAAGTGGTATTTTTATACACTAAAGTGTAATAATATGGTATTTCTATAAATAATTCTATTGTATATTTCTATACAAACactaaatttgatatttttaaaagaattccTAAAATCAAAAGGGAGAGGATTTTGTGTGTTTCCTAGGATACAAACCATGCTATGTTCTATGTATGAAAATTTATTGTATTTAGgatatttgttttcttttttaatgaaaatgctTAAATTTTCATCTCTGTTTATAAGGGATATAGAAAGTTTGGGGAAATCAAAAGATGAGTAAATTTTCGGAATCGTATTaaaaatctgattttttttaaataaaactttCAAGCAGTACTAAAAACCAGAAGGACGACAAAGGCGAGAAAAGAAGAAGTTTGATGCGTTTCAAAtaatatctttttaatttagagTTTTGGTTCTACCGGTTGGATACAATTTAGTAGGCcaataactaattaaaaatacggatattattttaaacataatCATGCAAATTTTGTTGTTAAGGTTAcctataaaagcacggattggggggggggggggggtgaataatacttttcagtttactattaaataaaggttttatagtcattaactaattagttatttaattaatcactattgtaattaaatttctaattagaataggtagctaaattatctccaatttcgtttttagtatttaaaaaataactaaattgtctccaaattagtaggaatacctatcttttagtttgattgaactataaaattaaaatattgtatttggtcaatatattattatttaaatttctatcttattatttttaaagatattattaataaaattaagttaattatgtaatcatgattattataaaactaaaagaagaataaatttagtatgaaaagaaatttaataaccgaatatattatatttacttttataaaaattcttaactaatttaatattaattataaataaaaaattgatataattataataaatttattaatatgttcattgacgagttacgttacgagccacgtgcataacacgtaatgcgaaactagtcaaTATAAAAGTGTTCGCTCCCTTTCATCCGCACTTTCATATTGTAGTATTTTACAATGTGCTACGCTCGTGAATGATATCTATGTGACATGTTTGATATATTAactatcaattaattaatattattttttaacttaatttttttaattttaataaattattattaactaTGTTTTTACGAAGAAATTATAGCGTGGGAATGATATAAGCATGACTCATTATATGTAAAAAGTatcaattgaataattaaatataatattttaattactaatacattatttaaattagttctattttttaatattacttaATTGCATAAATAATTCGACAATTTATTAATGgcatttgataatttattgcaccctatttatcaaataaattagaATCGACACTTCCTGAGCTAGTACttgaaatgaataaaaatattttgatatacaaAGATAAAATCTACCGGTTATCTTGATAAATTAGGCAacaattttgttataaattatgTACAATCtaaataaaagattaataaTACTAGTCAATTAGTTAGTTGATAAGAGCATGTAGTAGCTCTCTTTTTAGTTTTTGGCCAAACGTATATTTGGGTCCTTGCACTTGTCGTCTTTTTTAATTTGGGCCCTACACTCAAAAACATCCATAGTGAATCCCTGCACTATCAAAAATGACCATAATAAGTCTCTCCGTCTTATTCTGTTAGAGAGTGAAACACAAGCGCTTTTCTTTGAGACTGGTGATATTTATACTATACAATTTTGCCAATTGGATCCTTACACTATAATTATTTGCTAATTGGGTCCTtacactataaattttaattaaaatttttttattcaaaatttatcaaattataattttattaattaaattaaattaaaatataatataatttttaatatacacattaaataaataaaaacataaaaaaacactTTCATTTTACTCTCATTAAAAAAACCCTACACTTTCATTGCCCTCTCAAGCAAACCCATCGTCACGAGCAAATCCATCGCCCCCAGCTTTGTCTGTCGGCTCTACCATCATCTCCAGCGTCGTTTACCGGCTCCAACATCATCTTTAGCGTCGCCTTCCTCCTTTACCATATTATGTCGCAAAACGGTGACGGCTCCGATGAATAACAGTGGCCGCACAACGGGGGCAACGGTGGCAGAGTGTAGGGATGGATTAATTTTAGGAAAGTTAgggttattgttttttttttattttagccataaaagtattttatatgtaaataataGATTcgagttcttttttttatatttaataaaaatagggTTGTCTTCtcgaaactaataaaaattaggtTTTGAGGaatgttttttaatatatttaatattttttataaaattaaaaattaattgtatatttgaaaatatttattttaatttaattaattaaaaaatttaaaataattaagattttcaattagattttaaaaaaaattgttgatagTCGGagacaattttaatattaaaaatgctaaatattacaaataaaattaaataaaaaattattaatattatttgatgaCAGAAGGAcccaatttgaatattttttaatgtaaGGACTCAATTTCCAAAACAATTATAGTGCGGggatgcaatttggatatttttttaatgtaaggactcaatttaaaaaataatgacaGTGCAGGGACTCAATTACACATTTTGCATCTGTTAGTTTTTAGCGTCATCTACGTTCCGTTTACTCGCTTACCGATAGGGACTTGAAATAGATATTTTTGATAGTGCAGAGATTTACTATGAATATTTTTGAGTGCAGGGACTCAAATTAAAAAAGACGACAAGTGCAGGGACCTAAATATACGGTTGACCTTATTTTTAGCCAAGTGTCGgcttaattaaataacaatgaAAATATATCCTAAACGCCCGCTAAGTCCAGAAGAGAACACAAGAGCTAGACAAGGGCTTCTATACATACGGGGAATAAAGACACTGGCAAGATCATCCGAGAGAAAATTGCAAATTTCTGTTGAAAGTATGTTGGTGTTAGCATTGATTCTGAAATTCCTGTTGTTCAAAATGTCCACAGCGAGCTTGTTTTAATAcaaagatttattttgtattttgaatAATGGGaataaatcactataaatttgaaacatttgaatttgttttgccatTATTTCCACATTTTAATAACCTATTTTTATTAGCTTACCATCAAAAGatcatttataattatttattaaaacaaaaatcttGAATAGTTTGTagttcttttatttaaaaaggttttcaatttttttagaggATTTATATATCTTTTAAATAGAATTATAGGTTTGATTAAGTATATGTTTTGTTAAAACTAAACTCCATTTACATTCATAGTTGAAACTTGAAATTGAATTTGTCATACCTTTGActgttttttttagataaaactAAAGTTATCTgatactttattatttattattaattgattatttatataactaaataaaaaaaattcacttacTACTAGCCTTAGCTAAAATACTTTAACTAAAATGCTTCTCCGTCCATTCTTAAGCAATTAGCCTCACATTTAAAAGACTAAgctaattataatcaaaattttgaaaatcatataaattatactcatatttaaatgtaaaagaATTACTATGAGGATCCTTACAtactataattaacagtttgatactccttatttGAAAATCTTATTTAATGGTTTCTCACTTTTAATTTCGCTAACTGTTAGCCGCTTCTCTTAACTTGGGGTACCCGATAGTTAACGGAATAGAATTttaggtaccaaattgtttgaaaacgaggtatcaaatcgtttgacaaaataaaaaatgagggACCAAATCATCAATGAAATTGAAAGTTAGGAactaaatcatttaaaagtaAGTGTCAAAATTAATGGAGGAGTCTATTAGTTAACAGAATTGAAAGTGGAGGagcaaataattacaaaattgaaAGTTGGCGACCAAATCATCTAAAAGTAAATGtcaaaattaacataataaCCCAAtagttaacaaaattaaaagtaaggGAACATTAAGtaggattttaaaataaaaatactatcaaaatgttaattaaaatttaactggAGGACTTTgaaataatttgctctaaatGTAAACTTATCTtctattaattagttaatgtttttcttattaaaattagacTTCGAATTAACTTTATGTTTCTTTTATTTGActaatatcataatttttctttctcatatatatatatattatatatatatatatgtttgcaGATAAATAGAGGTGTCCACGTTCAAGGAAGACTTGAACAAACTCTGGACtgtcttttaagcgattttggTTATGTTTATAGCTTCAgacgattttaaaaaaattcagtttaaaattaatgttaatagatttcttttgattttaattaacaTTAGCTATTTAGAGATAATCAAATAatagataaaaattaatatattgaatattatatagaaaacaaaatataaatataattgatatattaataatttttaactatttaagccatagAAAATTGAAACCGGCTTTCCCATATAAAATAGATATAGATGGACTAAGCAGTGAAATCTCGAAAGATGAGAGGTACTCATTGATATTTCTtttatgagaaaattacactaaattacccaaaaattaaaaaatttatgttagtgactcacatttttttttgcagtaatctctcaatttttaaaatctattttcatGCGTACCTAAATTACTTTTCTTTTCCTATTTTATCCCTCACTTGTATATTATTATTGTGTGTGTAATACACACAATCAATTCCTTTTCTTCTCCTCTAAAAGCCTACTACAAACGGCATTGTACATATAATCATAGTCGGCAATCTATGGTGGTTCCACTATTGTTTCTGGTGCAGATTTCTTTTTATAACTCCTGCTTAAGGATTAGGGTTTGCAGGTTGGTGTATATGTGTGGTTGGTTGGTGGTTGGCCATTGGGTCGGAGCGGCGAGATGATCGGAGTTCCGGTGGTCGAGGTGGGATTGCTGGTGGTCGATTTCAACATTCCTGGTTATTATTATCTAGATCGGTATAAAATGGCTGATTTCAAAATTCCAATTGAAGGTGAAGCAAATCATAACAAAAAAGTTAAATCGTCAGTTATGATAACTTAATAATTGATGTTGAAAGTGGCCATAAAAGGATTGAAGGACTAGATCTTCTTTTAGTTTGCAGTGTGCCCTATGATTTATTTGTAGATGCAAATATACTGGTGAGTTGATTGTTGACGCCggaaaagtttatatttataaacgcCAGAATATgtaataattttgtatttttgaaatCCGATTGCTACGTTGCCAAAGATGAAATCATCTCTGTAAATTTGTTTATAGATGTGTGCATATAATGTGTCTTGGTATGCATCCATTTGACATCGGTTTACGACAAATTGTGCATTTGACTGCTgcattttatagttttaattggAAAAGTAATGCGCAAGGTGGGTGTAGAAGTCATTGCTATTTGTGCACTTAAGGTTACATAGTTGTTTAGAGAACAAATGCAAAACAACACTAGCTTTGAATTATTGTAAATTATTTAGGCAACACAAGAGGTATAGACTTGTATGAATCATTCACATTATTCATATTGATAGTTTGCAAATTTGTTATTATTTGATTGTTATCTTTCTCATGTTTTTGGTGTAAGTTTTCTTATCCcaattgtaaatttaatataagtttgaaataaatttaggttatttaaaataattaatttaaaatttaaaatagcaaaataaaccaattaaatgaaaaataccTTATAATATTCTGAAAgtaaatttaacataattttaataTCAAGTTAATTTCAACTTAATGGCAACttgatataaatttaatgtcaacctgatgtaaatttaatgtaactttaatttaagcttgaattttttttagtttatttaaggTATTGCTTCCAATttcatttttcagtttttaggttttagattttgttaattttacgatgtttgttttatttactgattatatgtttgtatttgtgattctattttgagatttaatgtaatatacaaatttaatatctcttttaagtgaaatgtatttgacactATATATAACCGAAAAAAACCTAATGTGAATCTggtgtgaacctatatcaactgaactatcttaattaaaaatttgttttactgctctttacaatattaactgacattttaaatTGAGAGTATTTTCAGATTTAGTGtgatatacaaattgaatatctcttttaggTGAAATATATATCACAATCTATATAACTGAAAATCAACCTCATGTGAACCAATATCAAttgaactaccttaatttaatttttaataaaatttgttttgctgctttttacaatcttaaatggcattttatattgagagaattttgagattttgtgtaatatacaatttgaatattgcttttaagtaaaatatatttgacagtttATATAACCGAAAAGGGTTTTTGACGGATCTGTGCCTACGGGCTTTTAAAAATTCCATTTTAGTGCCTGTGTGGAAATTAATTCCACATTTGTGCCTGGGTCCACGtcatccgcgatttaatattGCGGATGACATGGCAatccgcgatattaaatcgcggatgatGTTAATTACTCAATTCTGAGTAATTAACCGAATTAGATGCAATCCGCGATATAAAATCGCGGATTGCATCtctgtctccccaatcattggagAGAGACAATGATTGAGTATTATTTAcccaatcattttatttttatttttaaaaaaaaaattactataaaatcactaaaattgttttagttagcgtttttgaataaattccgtattttagatttttgttaaaattctaataaaatataaaaaccgtTTTTTAGTTAGcattgtatattattttttctgtttttactagtttatacaaaaattacaatttgCATAAACAATATGAAATGATGAACGATATAATAATACGGAATAGTCGATAAAATAAAGTAGGATTACAAAATTTAAAGTGTctacaaaaacaacaaaatcataaataatctcGATATCTAGTGTTCTTCTCCAGTTGAGTCCTCATATCGTACCCCATATCTTGCCTGCGGCGCAGACTGCTCTCAGTAAGATCGCGATACTGTCTATCACCCGGTCTGTCACCTGGCGCGCCCTCGCTCTCGTGATCATCGTCTAGGGATAGCTCCTGATCATCTGCAGCCGGTGCAGTAGTCGGTGCCTCCTGTGACTGCGGAAGGAGGCTGAAGGACGGACCCGAAAACTGAATACTACCGGACTGTAACGCCTCGAAAGAGCCCCCCTCCCCGAGACCTGGACTGTTCAACCAAGCCTCTGATAGCGAAAAAAACATCTGCGACGGATCCGCGACCGGGGTGGAAGGGGAGGGACGCGAATGTGACGCTGACGGTTGATCGAGTCAAGAAAACACGGGCCGGTAACCCTGATCAGAGGGGGTAGAAGGTTGACCATGCTGAGGTGCCTGAAATGGGGGTGGTGTAGCCTGTCGATACTGAGCCGGCTCTGTCAGAGGAGTGGTATACGGCGTCGGTTCAGAGGAGTAAAAGAACGGCCCGGATGACGGTGGTACCGGAAACGATGAGATCGGAGGGACCTGtgttaaagaataaaattaaaaatataagaatcaACATTTATTAacttgtattttaaaataaagtgaaaCTATTATgcaaaataacataataaagTACGCAATACCTGCGAGTGCTGCTGAAACTGTGAACCGTCACCCTGAAACTGAGTAGGCCCGCAATAGTTCTGTCGTGTCTGCGAGCTCTCTCCTGCATCGTAATGATAGTACACAGGGGGCGGTATAGGCTGATCTGGCCGCTGGCGAGGCTGGCGTGGTGTAGGCCGTTGTCTACGACGACCGTGAATGGAATCCAAGTCAACCGTCAAAGGAGGGAGAGGAGGCAGTACAAATGCCGGGACTGCTGGCTCAGGCGGTGGAAGAGTGACATCCCGACGATCCTCCATGTACGCCATTTGTGAACTGCGTGCAGCGGACCCAATTATGGAGTCACGGCTAGATCTCCGGACGTGGACCATCTCCGCCAGATCACGCTATACAAGGGAAAACAGTAATCGGTAAATATATAGAAAGTAGAAAATGTAattgtaaatttgtaaaaaaaaaagttacgtACACTCGAACCGTCAGCTGCACCCTGCCAGGTAATCCACCTCCGGGTGTGTCTCCGATACCACTCCATGTACTGGGAATGGTAGTGTGGTGGACGCTCAAAACGGTAACCGCCAACGACATGTGACTCCCTGTGGAGCCAAATCAGTACGTAATACCCGAGGATCTCCATGTAGTTGTTGCTGCTCTTGTAAAGGAGGGAATGGAGGCGGTGATCTTGCACTGGGGCCAGAGGGATAGGCTGAATAAGCCCAAACTGCTGCAATACTCTATCTGGCTGGTGCCACTCCACAATGTTGTAGTAAATCAAGGGTACCCGAGCACGCCAAACTTCTGAACCCGCAAGGTACTGGGAGGGTATGGATCTGAGGAGATCGTCGGTGTATGGCTGCCAAACAATCTGCACAGAAAGAATTAGGTCAAaacataaactaaattaaaatgaaaagtattgtaaaaaaaaataaacttacatCACCATAACGCAGCCTGTCAAGCAAGAGTCTAAAGTAAGACAAATCGTGTCTGGGGGCCCCTCGGACCCGACGCTCCCTAGGGCCCGCCCATCtgtcaattaaaaaatttaaatgtcaaattcatatataactatcaaataaaattaaacgttATAGTAAATACCTGTCGCCTAAAGGAAGATGCTGTGTGATGGGAAGCGCAGCATAACGGGGACGTAACGGCGTCAAACGCTCAAAAGCCCAAAGCTGCAAAATCCAAAGGGCGCCACCGATGTTACGTCTGTGCTGTGAAGCCATAGAACAAATGCAAAGCTCGTGGTACAGGTGGGCAAGCACGGCTGATCCCCAACTGATGGATCGCTGATCCTCCAAATCCTCCAAATGTGGTAAAATCCTCAACCCCAAATGTCCACTGTTCAAATCAGTGAAGCACAGCCCATCCAAAGCGGCCCAGAGATACGCCCGAACAGCCCACTCCACCTCCATATCTGAAACGTCGTCGTCTAACTCTCGAAAATGACGGAACTGCTCGAATAACCACCTAGTCCCTACCCACGAAGAACCAGAAGTCGTCCCGCTCAACTCTAACTCTCTCCCCAAATGGGCTACGCCGACGCCCTGGTAGTCGTGCTGTGGACCTCCGATAACTGCAAATCCATCTACAGGCAGTCCTGTCAAGATGGCAACGTCCTGTAGTGTGACTGTGCACTCCTCCTCAGGTAACATAAAGGTATGGGTCTCCGGCCTCCACCTCTCCACTAAGGCAGTCACCAGAGACATATCTACCTGATACTGTCTCATCTCTATAAAACCAGACAACCCTGTCTGTACGACCCCCTCTCGGATACGAGGATGGATACTGTCGAAGGGCGTAAGTCCAAGACTCATACGCGATCCCAATGGTCTCAACTCCCCCTGTCAATAAGAAATGAGATGCAGTTAGATTGTGTTAACATAAAACGTtaaatataaatgttaaattaaaGTCTCAAGCATTGATGAAATTGGAAGCCCCCTAATGTTCCTTAGGGTCGCATTGACCGACTCGGCATAATTTGTTGTCATCACGTTGTGGCGCTGTCCTCGATGGTCGTGGGCCCTTGACCATTTTTCTTTCGGTCGATGCTCGTCGGTTAACCATGCATAACCTTCTGGGCTTTTTATCCTCATGACTTCCATAtatcttttgtattttttcttcTGATATGCCCGACCTACACATTATTTGACATCAATGTAAATGCacattaaaatattatcaaactaCAATCTTATGTTCGAAAAAATACCTGCTTTCTCCATCAATTTTTTCAACGACTTGTCCCTAAAGTGAGTATTGAAATTACTGGCCAAGTGCCTTATGCAGAATTTGTGCGGAACATCAGCCCATTCAGGACGCCTCAGAACTGCTAAAATGCCAGCATGGCGATCAGAAATAATGGAAACCTTCCGTCCAAGAATGACCTGTTCCCGTAAATGCCCGAGAAAATATTCGTAACTTTCAGTACTTTCTGATTCCACAATTGCAAACGCTACTGGCATTATATGGCTGTTTCCATCTATCGCTGACGCTATCAACATCGTCATCTTGTATCTCCCATACAAATGGGTCCCATCGACAAACAGAACAGGTTTGCAGAATCGAAATCCAGCAACCATCGGAAAAAAAGTCCAAAACATTCTAACGAACGTTCTAATATTCGGCTGAAGCATCCCGTTAATGTAAACATCATCGCCTACGCCAAATAATATAGAAAGTTTTAGAGttagaatataaaatgtttaattCACCGTTAAACATGATTACATACCTTCCGCATGCCAGAATGAGCCCGGATTTACGTGAACCATATTATGCATTATGTCATTGATACATCCGAAGGATTCATGCCAGTCCCCGTAAACAGAAGCAATTGCCTTCTCCTTTGCATACCACATTCTTTTATATGGAGGTCTCACTCTATGTTCATCCCAAATGCCAGCAATAAGGGTATTAACGCGTATGTCACGCTGCTCCATCACTTCCCTCCGCACGTATTTCGCAATTTCTCGTGCCCCAAAATTTCTATGATTAGCATTTGGCACCAGCTCATTGCACGTATGCGGCCCGATATATTTTGTGCATGTCCACGTATGAGTTGCTTGAAGCAGAGTTGCACGCAGCCACCATTTGCAAATAGGATTATACCTACATGCAAACACAACAGTATAGTTGGTTGTCCGGCGACTTTTGTGCTCCCTCCCATTCTCAACAGAATAAGCAGTAGCGCATGCCTGAACAGAAGCACGATTTGGGAAGATCATCCCAACTTGGAACTCCATCCCAGGATTCCACATAAGGTTCTCATCAGATTCTGGTGCCACATCAAATCATCCAAATTGACATGGTTAAAACCTTCTGGGAGTTGCGATTGGTACACTGTGTCTTCTCCAGAATCATGATCATTGCAATCCTCTTGCTTTCTGCCTCTTCCTCGCAACCAAAAAAAtcctcttcatcatcttcatcttcatcactCCCTATCTCCGACCCACTCGATTCACTCAGAACCAACTGATCCACAGAGACATCGTGACAAATGACAGTACGATACTCGACGTAAAATTCTAAAGTATCAAGCCCTCGGTACCGCATCGTCTCTCtcaaaattccaaaaatatgCTCGTTGTTTTCTACTGAGTACAACGAGTAGGAGACAATACGACCACTTTCAATTTTTGGAAGCCGAAAGTAGATTTTTG is a window of Mercurialis annua linkage group LG2, ddMerAnnu1.2, whole genome shotgun sequence DNA encoding:
- the LOC126668699 gene encoding serine/threonine-protein phosphatase 7 long form homolog, with amino-acid sequence MSLGLTPFDSIHPRIREGVVQTGLSGFIEMRQYQVDMSLVTALVERWRPETHTFMLPEEECTVTLQDVAILTGLPVDGFAVIGGPQHDYQGVGVAHLGRELELSGTTSGSSWVGTRWLFEQFRHFRELDDDVSDMEVEWAVRAYLWAALDGLCFTDLNSGHLGLRILPHLEDLEDQRSISWGSAVLAHLYHELCICSMASQHRRNIGGALWILQLWAFERLTPLRPRYAALPITQHLPLGDRWAGPRERRVRGAPRHDLSYFRLLLDRLLCFDLILSVQIVWQPYTDDLLRSIPSQYLAGSEVWRARVPLIYYNIVEWHQPDRVLQQFGLIQPIPLAPVQDHRLHSLLYKSSNNYMEILGYYVLIWLHRESHVVGGYRFERPPHYHSQYMEWYRRHTRRWITWQGAADGSSRDLAEMVHVRRSSRDSIIGSAARSSQMAYMEDRRDVTLPPPEPAVPAFVLPPLPPLTVDLDSIHGRRRQRPTPRQPRQRPDQPIPPPVYYHYDAGESSQTRQNYCGPTQFQGDGSQFQQHSQVPPISSFPVPPSSGPFFYSSEPTPYTTPLTEPAQYRQATPPPFQAPQHGQPSTPSDQGYRPVFS
- the LOC126668700 gene encoding uncharacterized protein LOC126668700 yields the protein MWNPGMEFQVGMIFPNRASVQACATAYSVENGREHKSRRTTNYTVVFACRYNPICKWWLRATLLQATHTWTCTKYIGPHTCNELVPNANHRNFGAREIAKYVRREVMEQRDIRVNTLIAGIWDEHRVRPPYKRMWYAKEKAIASVYGDWHESFGCINDIMHNMVHVNPGSFWHAEGDDVYINGMLQPNIRTFVRMFWTFFPMVAGFRFCKPVLFVDGTHLYGRYKMTMLIASAIDGNSHIMPVAFAIVESESTESYEYFLGHLREQVILGRKVSIISDRHAGILAVLRRPEWADVPHKFCIRHLASNFNTHFRDKSLKKLMEKAGRAYQKKKYKRYMEVMRIKSPEGYAWLTDEHRPKEKWSRAHDHRGQRHNVMTTNYAESVNATLRNIRGLPISSMLETLI